CGGACTTATTACGCACGGTGTGGGGCACGGTAAGCTGCTTGATTTCGGGGTTCTTGTTCATCTCGAGCTGGAAATTACCCTGAACGACGTTCGAGAAGAGCGAGGAAATCTTGAAATCATTGCTGTCGGTTTGCCAGGCATGGTAGCGGATGGAGTGCTGCAGGTTGGTGTCAATCGTGCGATTATCGGGAATGGACCAGCTGCCATCCGGTTTGACTTCGGTGGAACCGATTCGGATACCTCGCGTCGCGGGGTCGTTCGGCTTGTTGAGGTTGATAATGTGCGATTGGTCCTCGGCGAAGAGCGTCACCGTATCCTTGGGAATACCCGTGCCGGTAATGGTACGCGAAGAGGTGTGCACATAGCTGTTGAACGGATTGATCGTCGGCGGTTTCGGGCGCGGAATGCTGTAGTTGGCAAACGCGGTGTCGATGGTCCAGCCGACGTCGACCAGCTTGTTGATCTCCTCCTGTGTCGACGTGGAGGTGATGCTCAGCGGCTTGGTCGGATCAGCGTTGTTGTAAAGCGGATTGAAGGCATCGTGGACGCTTCTCGTCTGTCCGCCGGTCGGTGTGTTCTGCACCGTGCAGCCTTCGTAGGCCGCAGCGCTGTTCTGATTGCTGACACCGGGGTTGGTGGAAATCGGCCAGGTCACGAGCTTAAAATAGCCGTCGAGCTTTTCTTTCGTCTTGATGGCGCCGAAATCGATGTTGCCTTTGGCGTCCTGCAGTTTGTCCGGGTCGGTACCGGCGCCGGGAACCATCAAGTGGTTCGGTGTGCTGTTGTATGTGCGGTTATTCGGGCTGTTGAAGGCCGAATAGCTGTCGTTTCCTCCATAATTGGAATAAGCCGTCTGTCCATCAACGCGCACTGCGCTCGGCGTCAGCGATTGCACCGGCACCCAGTCCTTGCCATCTTTGAGCGCCAGCCATTGGTAATAGAACGAAGTGACTTGCGAGCAGGGGTAGCCGTTATAGCCGATGTTGTACCAGAAAACGAAGAAGGAGTTGGCCGGAGCGACGCCCGCGCCGGTTTTCTGGCTGGGGAAGCCATAATCGGTCACCAAGCCCCAGTTGGCCTGTCCGCTGCTCCACAGGTTAGGATGCGCATCGAAGCCGACATGGGCGGTCGGGCCGTTGCACAGTTGGACCCTTTGTGCCGCCGTGCCAGACCCCCAACCGCACGAGCTGGCATACATATACGAAGGTACGCCCTCACTGATATTGGTGACGTAACGCGAATCGAGCTTGGAGTAGGAATACACTCCACCCCAAGGGTTGCTGACCGGTATCTTCCCGTTCATCTGTCTGCCCGGCGCCGCCACGGCATAGATGTACTGGTCGTATTCGGTGCCGCCGACGTTGCCCGAAGCCAAGTCCTTGCCTGTGTAGTAGATGTTGCCCACAATGGAGATGGTGAGGTAATCGTAGTCGCCGGAAACCAGCACGTTGTGGATGGTGTAGCGCTCCTCCGCGTTCTGTGCCCATTTGAGGGCGGCTTGTTGCGCATTCGTATCTGCGGCACGGTCGCTGTCGCCGCCGTAGGTGTTGAGATACGGAAAACTCGTCAACTGGGTGTTGGGATCGGTGCCAGGCGTCCCGGATAGGGAGACCAGCATCTGCATGCCACAGTCGATTTTCGGGTTCTCCCCGTTGACGTACTTTTTCTTGTAATCGCCATTGCCGCCAATATCGGAAATGGCTGACACAGCCACGCAGTTGGGATTCACCATGCCGTGCGGCATGCGCAGCACGAAATCCATGCGCAACTCGTCGTCGACGTTGTTGCCCTGCATCTTGTCGTTGTTGGCCAGGAATTTGTAAAGCTTCGGTTTGCAGTCCACGCGTTTGTCCGCGGGAACTGTGCTGTCGGTGTCTTGGACGCACAAGGCCGGATAATCGTCGATAGTTACGTCGTTGCCGGCATCGGGAGCCTCGTTGTTGCCGGAAGCAAGGTTCGTCACTTCGTCCTGCGTCGCGGCGACGCTTTGGGTTGCCGTCGTATCCTGTGCCGCGACGTTTTGCGCGAAAGCGTTGATATTACCTGAAACTGCGGTCGCTATATTCGGGTTCAGCGCGCAACTTCCCAGCAGCAGCGACACTGCGATGGCAACTGCCGCAAGCAGGCGGCCACGGTGCGAGATTGCGGCTGGCTTTTGAGTTATTTGTTTATTTATAAAATCGTTCGACTTCATCGCAATCACCTCCCCAACATCGGATGACATCGAAATTTAAAGTTTTATATTTATCCGCATATGCGTATAAATGTCATTCTTTTCAAGTTCAATCCATCAAATTGTCGTTCCAGGCAATACGCGCGTTTACCGATTAAGCATCGCGCGAGGGAATAAACGGGTACTAGTGTGCGGGTTCCATAAGACATAAAAACTCAATAAAAATTAGACATATTTATACATAGATGTGAGTATTGTCTCATTTTAGGACCACACTTAACAGCATCGTCCTTTATACATAGAAGTTTATTTTGCAGGAATTTCAGTAGAATCTATTATGAATATTTATACTATGCAAAATATAGATTAAACAAAGAATGTTTCATTTTGTGCTATTTTAAATGTGATATTGCTAATAAAATATCAAACGTTTTATAGCTCTCAGAATATCCGTCAGTACGTCCTGAAATCGTCAAGGGCAATGACACTGTCTGATCAAAGCTAAATATTGCAAAATATTGTTAAAACGGGTATTATTGTACCCAAAAGAGGTGATTAATTTGGTATCAGCCGCAAAAACACGAATGCAGATTCGAATCGACCCCACACTCAAGGAGCAGGGTGAACAGCTGTTCCGCTCAATGGGCACCGACCTGTCGAGTGCAGTGAGCATGTTCGTGGCGCAAGCCGTGCACGAAGGCGGTTTCCCGTTCCGCCCGGTCGCCGACCCGCTCGCTACGGCCGTCAAAGTCGCCGAGTCCGAACCTGCCGAATACGTAGGCAGCGCGCAGGACGTGAAGGATATGATCGATGCCTTATAATTTCGAGGTCAGTCCCCAATTCAAACGCGACGTGAAAGCGATGAAACGGCGTCACAGGGACATGGCGGAGCTGGAAAGGGCAATCGACGCTCTGGCAGTCAACGACACTGCCCTTCTTTCCGGCCATTTCCGGGATCACAAACTCACCGGCGATTTGTCTGGTTGCCGCGAGCTTCATATTGAAGGTGATTGGTTACTGGTTTACAAGAAGAGAAAGTCAACGGTGACTATCATCTTGCTACGTACCGGAACCCACGACCAACTACTATAAGACAAATAAAAGTCGGCCAGCTTGATGTTTCTGCATCAAACTGGCCGACTTCGGTAACTAAATGGCATCTTAAATGGCGTCACCGTCCGTTTCGCCGGTACGGACGCGGGTGACGGAATCCAGCGGGAGGACCCACACCTTGCCGTCACCGATGTTGCCACTGCGTGCGGTTTTGACGATGATGTCGACCAACGGATCGGCGTCGGCGTCGCGCACCGCCACCTCCACGCGAATCTTGGGGATGAGGTTGACCGAATAGCTCGCGCCGCGATAGACCTCGGTGTAACCGTGCTGCTCGCCGCAACCGTTGACTTCGCTGACCGTCATGCCTTCGACACCGGCGGCCGCAAGAGCCTCCTTGACCTCGTCGAACTTTTGTGGCTGGATAATCGCTGTTATCAGTTTCATTACTTCATCTCCTTGAGGAGAGCCGTGGCCTTACCTGCAAAATCGTACGCGCTCTCGCCTTGGTCGGCAAGGTCGACGCCGCTCAATTCCTGATCCTCGTTCACCCTCCAGCCGATGGTCTTCTGCAGGATGAACGCGATGACGAACGTGACCACTGCTGAGTAGACGACTGCGGCGAGCGCCACGACCACCTGCACCGCGAGCTGCCTCCAGCTGCCTCCGGCGAAGAGGCCCGTGCCCTGGCCGAAGAAGCCGATCAAAATGGTGCCGGTCAGGCCGCCGACGCCGTGGACGCCGACCACATCGAGGGAATCATCGTAGCCGAAGCGGAACTTCAAGCCGCAGGCCAGGCAGGTCAGGACACCGACGATGGCGCCGATGACGATGGCCCAGAGCGGGGAGACCACATCGGCTGCCGGGGTGATGCCGACCAGGCCGGCCACCATACCGGAGGCCGCGCCGACGGCCGTGTAGTGGCCAGTTCGAATTTTCTCGGTAAAGCCCCATGTCAGCATGGCTGCAGCGGCGGAAAGCGAAGTGCTCACCCACGCGTAACCGGCGGTGCCGTTAGCCGCGAAGGCGGAGCCGGCGTTGAAGCCGAACCAGCCGAACCAGAGCAGGAACGCACCGAGCATGACGAACGGGACGTTGTGCGGGCGAATTGGTGCCTTGCCGAAGTCCTTGCGCTTGCCAATCAGGAGGACGATGACCAGCGCCGCGACGGCCGCGTTGATGTGGACGACGGTGCCGCCTGCAAAGTCGTGGACGGGCGCGCCAATGAACTTGGAAATCGGACCATCGGGTGAAAGCAGGCCACCGTTCCAAACCATGTGGGCCATGGGCGCGTAATCGAGTGTGATCCAGATGGCCACGAAAATCATCCAGGTGCTGTATTTGATGCGTTCCGCGAGCGCACCGGAAATCAGGGCGACGGTAATCATTGCGAAAGCCAGCTGGAAGGCGACGTCGATGCTCACCGGATATTTGTTGCCATTCGGCGTCAGCCCTGTGGCGGTGAAGATGCCGTCCTTGCCGACTTTCATCGTGTCGCCGAGCAGGAAGCCGTGGGCCGGGTCGCCGAAGACGCCGCCGATATCCTTACCACCCCAGGAAATCGACCAGCCCCACAGAGCCCAGACGATGGTGCTCACCGCGAGCGCACCCGCGGAAAGCATGAGCATGTTCAGTACCGCCTTGCGGCGCACCATGCCTCCGTAGAAGAACGCCACCGCGGGCGTCATCAGAAAGACGAGCGACGCACAGACCAACATCCATGCGGCATTTCCAGTATCCATTTCGCGTTTCCTCTCCTCCGGCCTGTCTGCGCGCCGGAGCTCGACGCGCCCTGAACCGTATGTGGCTATGAAACACGGAAAACGTAAGGAGAAGTTTGACGCGAGATTACGGCGATGTAAAACTCACGGCACTATCGAAACATAATGGTTACTTGCACTTATGGAACACGAGCAATATTTTGCTGCTGGAAAACCGCATATAACGATAGTTTAGAGTACGTTTCCCAGCAGCACCATCATACTTTAGTGCTGGAAAATTGCATATAACCATACCCAAAAATCCGTTTACCAGCAGCACCACAGATTAATGCTGGAAAACCGCACCTAACGGCAAATAAGAGTCCGTTCTCCAGCAGCACCACACTTCAGTGCTGGGAAACGGCACGCAACCACACCCAAAAGTCCGTTTACCAGCAGCATACATATTTTTACGCTTTTACATGCCGGAAAACTGCACGCAACAACAAATAAAAGTCCGTTTACCAGCACTAAAGTGTCATTTTCGCAAGAACAGATGGCTGAACATCGTAAATACGGCAGAATAATTCAAAAGCCAAGTTGGTGGCTCAGGCAAGGATACCGTCGACGAAACCTTCCGGATCGAACGGAGCCAAATCGTCGGGGCCTTCGCCGAGGCCGACCAGCTTGACCGGCACACCAAGCTCCTGTTGTACGGAGATGACGATGCCGCCCTTGGCCGAGCCGTCGAGCTTCGAAAGCACGACGCCGGTGATGCCGATGGCCTCCGCGAAGACCTTGGCCTGCGCCATACCGTTCTGGCCGGTAACCGCGTCGAGCACCAGCAGCACTTCGTCGACCGGCAGGTTCTTTTCGGTGACGCGGCGAATCTTGCCGAGCTCGTCCATGAGATTCGCCTTGTTCTGCAGACGGCCGGCGGTATCGATAATCAACACGTCGACGTTCTGTTCCTTGGCCTGCTTGGAAGCGTCGAACGCGACGGATGCTGGATCGCCACCTTCCTTTTCGCTGCGCACAACCGGCACACCGACCTTCTGTCCCCAGGTCTCGAGTTGGTCGGCGGCGGCGGCGCGGAACGTGTCGGCGGCGGCGAGCATCACGCTCTTGCCTTCCGAAACGAAGAGACGCGCGAGCTTGCCTGCGGTCGTGGTCTTTCCGGTGCCGTTGACGCCGACCATGATGATGACGCTCGGCTTCTTGGCATCGGGCTTGTCCGCGTTGAGCGCGCGGTCGGGCTGGGAATCGACCAGGTCGATAAGCTTGGAACGCAAGGCCTCGCGCACGGCTTTCGGGTCGGAGGTGCCGGTGATGCGGGCATCGTTACGCAACTCGTCCACCAGCTTCTCGCTGGCCTCGCTGCCGACATCGGCCAGCAGCAACGTGTCTTCGACGTCCTCCCAATCGGACTCGGAAAGCTGATCCTTGGCGAGGATGTTGAAGAGCACGCGCCCGAACGGGTTCGAAGACTTGCTGAGTTTCTCCTTGAGGCGAACACCTCGCGACGCCTTAGGTTCCGGAGTCTCGACCTCAGACTTCGCGGGAGCCTCTTCCTTCGAAGCACTTGCGGCAGAAGAATCAGGCTTGGTCGCGCCCTTCTTCGCTTCGGAACTTTCCTTAGTCGCGCTTTTGGCACTTGCCTTATCCTGAGAGGAAGGTTTGTTGCCAGAACCCTTCTTATCGTTGGCTTTCTGAGTTTTCTTCGCGCTCTTCGTCCGAGAGGCTTTCTCCGTGGTGTTCTTCGCGCTCGACTTTTCACCAGCCGAAGATTTACCTCCGGAGCCCTTCTCCCCCTTGAGCTTCTGAGCGCCTTTGGCTTTCTTCCCGCCGGTTTTCTGGGCATTCTTCGCCGTATCGCCGGTCTTCACTTTGCCCGACTCATCTGACTTGCTCGGCTCACTGGCTTTACTCGACTTGCCGGTCTTACCGACATCCGTCTTTGCGGTTTCAGACGATTCCTTATCCTTGCCACCGCTCGCTTCGCCAGCTTCAGCACTTTTCGCGCCTTCGGAAACGTTGGTATTCTGCGGGTTAACGGCGTTTTTCTTGTGCGAATGCGACACCAGCACGGCCACGGCAATAAGCACGACGGCGACGACAACAAGCGCCGCGACAATCAACATCGGATTGATAATAAGACTCATACTTCAAGATTATTGGCGAGGCGCGACGCAACGTTGGTTCAAGGCTCACATACAATATAACTATGTCAAATGCTTCCAGAATGACTTCGTACCAGCGCCGCGAACAGCTGATCACCGTCGGGCGCGGGCTTTTCGCCGCCAAGGGCTACGAAGCAGTGAGCGTTGAGGAAATCGCCGCCGCCGCGAAGGTGTCAAAGCCGATTGTTTACGAGCATTTCGGAGGCAAGGAAGGGCTTTACGCCGTCATCGTCGACCGCGAGATGCAGAAGCTCACAAGCACGTTGATCGACGCACTTTCCGCCGGCGACACCCATCCACGCCAGATCGTGGAACGCACGGCGCTCGCGCTGCTCACCTATATTGAGGAGAATTCCGAGGGCTTCAACGTACTTGTGCGCGACTCCCCCACCACCGACCCGGCCGGCTCGTTCAGCTCCTTGCTCGGAGATGTAAGTTTGCGCGTCGAGGAAATCCTCACAAAAGCGTTCAAACAGCACAAGCTTCCGGCCAAGGGCGTTCCGTATTACGCGCAGATGCTTGTCGGCATGACCGTCTTCACCGGCCAGTACTGGGCCGCGAACCAGAAGAAAATCAGCAAGGAACAGCTCGCCGCGCATATTGTCAATCTTGCCTGGCACGGACTTTCGCGTCTTGAAGCCAAGCCGAAGTTGCAGTTCGAGAATGATTTGACCGGCAAAGGCAATAATAAAGATGGTGTCGAAAAAGCTGACACCGAAAATTTCGACAACAAAGATTCTGCTGTTAAAAACATCGATGTCAAAGACGCCAACAATGACAATATTCGCGACGTGGATGGCAACGATAATACCAATACCGAAGAGTAACAAGCAACGGCAGCGATTCGGGCGATGCCAAATCCGTATAATCCCAAAAGCTGCCAACAAATTAGACAGTAATAAATAATCAATCTGATAACACTTTTGACGCAACTTACGGAGAAAGTGACGCAATTCATGCGCTCAGCCCCGCCATTCTCGGGATTGCATGGTAAATTGGGCTTGTTTCGCCGCACCAACGCCGCGAATATCCACTAACGAGGAACCATGCCGCAAACTAACTCGAAAACGCTGACTTTCGTAGTGCCTGCGTTCAATATGGACACCTACCTTGAACGTTGCGTCTCATCGTTGACCGCGAATCCCGATAGCGACGACATCGAAGTCCTCATTGTCGACGACGGTTCGTCCGACGGCACCCCCGAACTTGCGGACCGGCTTGCGGCCTCGAAACCCGGCATCATTCACGTCATCCACCAAAAGAACAAGGGCCACGGCGGAGCGGTCAACACCGGCATCGCCAACGCGGAAGGTATGTATCTGAAGGTCGTCGACGCCGACGATTGGGTGGGCGCGGAATCACTCAAGCAGCTCATGAATGTAATGCGGCGGCAGCGCGGGGCCAGCGAGCCGATCGACATGTTCGTCACCGATTACGTATACGACAAGGTGGGCAAGAAGCGCAAGCACGTCGTGAAATTCGAAAACGTGATGGACGCGGACCGGAAACTTGACTGGGACGATCTCAAACATTTCGGCATCGCACAATACATGATCATGCACGCGCTGATTTTCCGCACGGAAGTCCTGCGCGCGGCCCAGACCCAGCTGCCCGAGCATACGTTCTACGTCGATTTCATCTACGCCTACCAGCCGTTCCCGTGGGTCAAATCGCTGATGTATATCAGCACACCGCTGTACCACTACTTCATTGGGCGCGACGGGCAGAGCGTGCAGACCGATGTGATGATCCGGCGTGTGGACCAACTTGTGCGCGTCAATCGCGCGATGGTCGCCGCCACACCGGAACGTCAGAACGTGCCCGACGGGCTTTATCGCTATATGATCCATTTCCTTTCCATCGAGTCCGTCGTCGCCAGCGTCTTCCTTATCCTCTCGCGCAATCCCGCGAACTATCAGATCAAGCGGGAACTCTGGGAACACCAGCGGGCCGTTTCGCCACGCATCGCGCGCGACGTGCGCCGGCAGCTGCCTTCACGGGCCATCAACCTGCCGGGCTCCGTAGGCCGCTGGATTATTCGCATGGGCTATAACATAGCCGAAAACATCATCGGATTTAACTAAACCTTTGTCGCATGCCGGAAAGGCCCTGCCCGAACTGCACGGGCAGGTTTTACCAATCAGAGATTGCGCCTATCCCGGAAATCCATCATCACCAGATAGCCGGCAACGGCTACCAATACGATGTCGACGATGACATTGTCCGCCTTCACGACAAAGACAGCAAGAATCGTCGCGATGAACTCCTGCAAATAGTTGCTTCTAATTGGTCCTTTCTGATTATTCGGCATAATACTGCCTTATCTGTTGGGCCACGCCACGCTGGACGCGGCGAGGGCGCATGGAACAGTTGAACCATACGATCATTCGAGTCATATCGCTGAGACGAACGATGATTTCATGATATCTAATAGACTGAATCTCAGGAATAGTCTATAATTGTCTATATCGGCGACGGTAATATCGCCCATCCGAAATTTGAAGTGGCCTTATAAACTTTGTCGGGTGGTACCGAAACCGGTAGGGCATAATTATGGTCCTTTCTGTTAAGCCACGAGCCGGTATCCGATTGATTCGGGTACCGGCTCGACGGGTTTCAGAACCACGTTTCGTTGCAAATATCCATGGACTCTTTCACTGCGGACGGTCGGAAAGCGCGAAAGCGTTGTTCATCAGGTCGCTCGAGGTGAAGAGGACTTTGCCCAGCAATTGCTGGCTTCGTGCCTCGAGATAGTCGGACATGCGCTGGTTCGCCGCTTCCATGATTCGACGGGCTTCGTTTTTATCCGATGCCTTGTCCAGTTTCGTGTCGGCTTCGGCGACAAAAGCGTGACCGTGGCCGGCGATGTCCTCACGGAAGGCCTCGATAGCGTTGCTGTTGGCGTCGAAATGTGCGTCCGCGATCACGGCGATGAGGCGGTTGGTCCAGTAGAGCGTGGAAGTGGAGACCTCGCCCGTGGTCTGGCGCAGATAGTCCGGCGTACGGCCGACGTTGGTATAGAACGGCGCGACGCAAGTGGTGGGCTGCGAGCCAAACGCCAGCCACATCACGGAACGGAAGGCCTCGGGCTCGTACCCACGAATCTGCATGATGGCGAGATGACCGGTGCGGCTGATGCCAATTGGGCGGTAGCGATGGCGGGTCTCGGGCGTGCCAAGGCGGCCGTAGGGATCGTAAGGTGTGTCCTCATAATGCGAGCTCAGCACGTTGTCCATATCCTCGATGCTCACCTCGCTCTCCGGCACGCGGCACCACGGAATGTCATCGGAAATCGGCGTATAGCGGGCGTTCGGCGAATCCCAGTCATCGCTCGGATTCAGGCAGCGTTGCATATACCAAGCACGCGGGGTGTTGTAGATATGGTCCTTGGTCGTGGCCGTACCGAAGATCTTGCGCGGGTTGAGGTGCCTGAAGTGTTCGGGCGTGGTGTCCATGCTGCGGTCGAGGTGGTTGTTGACGATGAACTCGCGCAGGTCGGCGGAGCACAGGTAGTCGCGCTTGTCACCAAGGCTTTCGTCCAGCGCTTCATCGAGGTCGAAGTGATCAAGACCAAGCTGGTTGGGGATGGCAGCGTAGCAGTCATCAGGCACGCGGCGGGCGATCCAGTGGTGACCGCCGATGGTCTCGACGTACCAGACTTCATCGGTGTCGGAAATGCTCACGCCGTTCGATTCGTAGGTGCCGTAACGTTCCAGCAGCGAGCCGAGACGCATTACGCCTTCGCGGGCTGTGCTGACATAGGGCAAAACCAACGTAATCAGGTCTTCTTCGCCGATGCCGCCAGGAATCTCTTGGCGAGCGCCAGCACCAGCGCAAGTCACGGACGAACAAGCAGCTGAATTTCCACCAGAAACCGTAGAGGTGGCACCACTAGCTGACCCAGCAGAAGGAGCAGTACAGGAGCTACCGGAATTATGGTCAAGATAGGCATCCAAACCACAATTGACAATATCGTCGGCAACCCCGGAATCGTACGGCTTCGGTTCACCCACAGAGGCCCAGAACGCCGCGACAGAAGGCTCGGCATTCGTATCAGCACCGTCACCAGCGGCAGAATCGCGACTTGCATTGGTGTCGCTCTCGTCGTTTGCGCCAGCGCCCTCAACCGCTGCGTTGCCACGAACGGGAACGGTATGCAACACCACCATCGGATCCGCCCCGAGCACGCGCTCGTTAACGGCGATGGTCTCGGTCGCGCTCATGGCGACGTTGCGGACGCTGACGCCAGCTTCAGCCAGAATCCCCCGGTTGCGCAAAGCGTTGGGAGCGATGAGATAGGCGCACGGATTATCCGGAAGCTCGATTTCGACATGGCTCAGCACGCTACGATAATGCCGAGGCTGGTCCTCCGGCCGCACCGCGACCAAGCGTTTCGGATCATAACGGCCATGGCCGCTGTCATCATCGCGCGCGATCATCGTCGAACCGTCGTAACTGGCGTTTTTTCCTACAAGTAAAGTTGTGCAAGGCATACCCTAACCTTACTTTTCCCGCCAGAATTTGCCACTGACATCCAACAAACTTTCTTTGTGCCCGCACCGTCACGCAGCTACAAACCGTCGACATCGCAACGAACGTCTACGCTGACAGAGCCGAAACGAACGCCGTGAGCCATAGTGGCCAGAATGTGGACGAACGACTTTGCGCGCCCTTGCATTCCTCGTTCCCCAAAAATTAATCAGCGTGCAGAAGGCCACGATTAATCCCCAAGTGAATCCCCAAGTCCACTGATCGGAGGGCCTACTGCAAGCTGCCAAAATGTATTCTATTACAATTTATGCTGTAAATTGAGCAGACTATCGAAAATTTGTCTAATTAATTGACATCATCGCAAAGCTGACTTCAGAAACGAATTGGCTGAAATGGTCTCCGGAAATCAGCAACGCTTCGGACAGCATTCACTAGCAATAAAGTATTATAAAACGTTTCGATATCTGATTTTAATACATTTTTTGCGCTTCTCAAAACCCTAGTCCAACGTTTGCCGCATACATTACCCAAAAAGAAACGAACGAAATATTTGCCCGTACCGGTTCCGCAACATCGCACCCAGCTAACCAATAACCGATATAAAATATCTAAAATTAACTATCAGATTTTCTCTGTGAGCATATAATCGAACACCACTTGCGATTCATATAATCCGCTCACCCCTGTCTCAGCACCGCTCACCCACACGATTCCACCACTCACCCTCAAGTAGCATGTTCTCCGCAAGTGATATACGAAGTTCGCCTTTTCACAGCCCAAAGTCCCTCCGAACGCAATCCCGCGCACGAAAAGTCCCAGCCAAAATGTCACAGCTGCAATCACCCAGAAATAACCGAAGCAACCTACAAGCGCCGCCTCTCCCCCCTAAGATACTTACGCGTATGATACTCACGAGTATCTTATTAATGACCGCAATGTGCACTTTGCAGATAGTGGAATCGTAATTTAGTAAATAGTGATTCCATTAGTTGCAAATCCGGTTGGCAGCACTGTGATAACGCAAGCGCTGTTATATAAACAAAGAAAGCTCGTCGGCCGGTTATAGGCCAAATCAGGAATAGCAATGACTCTTCAATTGAATCATCGGACAAACAAAGTGCCCCCCGTGGGACTCGAACCCACAACCCACGACTTAAAAGGACGCTGCTCTAACCATTGAGCCAGAGGGGCAACAAAACTTCATTATACAGTCACTTCTCGATTTGCGTATCGGGTTTTGCGTGTCGTTGGCAGAGCTTCACATTCAGCACGACGTGCCATTATCCATTCCCCACGGTTCTAATGCTGAAAAAGAGACTTTTGCAAGTTCTAAAATGCACTTTCCCGCAACAACACCATTTATTGCCCAAAAAGCGCATCTTGTCAACGCTAAAATGCACTTTTCTGACAGCAGCATGGTTAGCGCGCCCAGAGTCATCTACACAAACTGCGTGCAATCATCCAGCCAAATCACTTAGCGTTTCGACGCGCCAACAATCGTTTTTTCACCGTGCCGTCGGGGTCTTTCCACGATGCTTGCCGCGCGCAAGCCAGAGGCCAAGCGCGAATACCGCGACGCCGAAAAGCAGCGGCATCCAGAGTGTCTGGAGCGGGGCCGAACCATGAAGCCGATGCACGAACGCGACCTCGCACATACCGATAAGCCCAATCGCCGCAACGATCTTGACGATGGCCATCGGCCAGTTGGTGCGCCAGGCGTGCGGAATCGTCGGCACCGCGCTCACCATCAGGATGATGTAGCAGACACGCGCCACCATAGCCCAGTTCTCGACCATATTCTGCGGGCCAAGCACACCGATAGTCATAGCTGCCAACGCCACCACCGCCGAAATAATATGCAACCAACGCCAAACACGCATACTTCTTCTCCCGTTTCTCCGCAAACTTCCGAAATGCTCTGGAATTACCCGACAACCGCTTCGTAGCGATTCCATAACTAGATTAGACGAGAAAATATGCCGCAATAATGATTTTTGAATGGTTTTTCACCAAATCCGTCGCAAAAGCTGACGTCCAAATGGGAACAAAAAGGCGAAGCGCCAACCAAATGACGCTTCGCCTTTATAAAAACGATTACTTTACGAAATCCTGCTTTACTACAGCAGGACGAGCGGGAAGCCGTGCGAGACCACAAGGCCGACCACCATGACCACAACGACAAGC
This genomic stretch from Bifidobacterium sp. ESL0690 harbors:
- a CDS encoding type II toxin-antitoxin system RelB/DinJ family antitoxin produces the protein MVSAAKTRMQIRIDPTLKEQGEQLFRSMGTDLSSAVSMFVAQAVHEGGFPFRPVADPLATAVKVAESEPAEYVGSAQDVKDMIDAL
- a CDS encoding type II toxin-antitoxin system YafQ family toxin; the protein is MPYNFEVSPQFKRDVKAMKRRHRDMAELERAIDALAVNDTALLSGHFRDHKLTGDLSGCRELHIEGDWLLVYKKRKSTVTIILLRTGTHDQLL
- a CDS encoding P-II family nitrogen regulator, which codes for MKLITAIIQPQKFDEVKEALAAAGVEGMTVSEVNGCGEQHGYTEVYRGASYSVNLIPKIRVEVAVRDADADPLVDIIVKTARSGNIGDGKVWVLPLDSVTRVRTGETDGDAI
- a CDS encoding ammonium transporter, with protein sequence MDTGNAAWMLVCASLVFLMTPAVAFFYGGMVRRKAVLNMLMLSAGALAVSTIVWALWGWSISWGGKDIGGVFGDPAHGFLLGDTMKVGKDGIFTATGLTPNGNKYPVSIDVAFQLAFAMITVALISGALAERIKYSTWMIFVAIWITLDYAPMAHMVWNGGLLSPDGPISKFIGAPVHDFAGGTVVHINAAVAALVIVLLIGKRKDFGKAPIRPHNVPFVMLGAFLLWFGWFGFNAGSAFAANGTAGYAWVSTSLSAAAAMLTWGFTEKIRTGHYTAVGAASGMVAGLVGITPAADVVSPLWAIVIGAIVGVLTCLACGLKFRFGYDDSLDVVGVHGVGGLTGTILIGFFGQGTGLFAGGSWRQLAVQVVVALAAVVYSAVVTFVIAFILQKTIGWRVNEDQELSGVDLADQGESAYDFAGKATALLKEMK
- the ftsY gene encoding signal recognition particle-docking protein FtsY, producing MKTGDTAKNAQKTGGKKAKGAQKLKGEKGSGGKSSAGEKSSAKNTTEKASRTKSAKKTQKANDKKGSGNKPSSQDKASAKSATKESSEAKKGATKPDSSAASASKEEAPAKSEVETPEPKASRGVRLKEKLSKSSNPFGRVLFNILAKDQLSESDWEDVEDTLLLADVGSEASEKLVDELRNDARITGTSDPKAVREALRSKLIDLVDSQPDRALNADKPDAKKPSVIIMVGVNGTGKTTTAGKLARLFVSEGKSVMLAAADTFRAAAADQLETWGQKVGVPVVRSEKEGGDPASVAFDASKQAKEQNVDVLIIDTAGRLQNKANLMDELGKIRRVTEKNLPVDEVLLVLDAVTGQNGMAQAKVFAEAIGITGVVLSKLDGSAKGGIVISVQQELGVPVKLVGLGEGPDDLAPFDPEGFVDGILA
- a CDS encoding TetR/AcrR family transcriptional regulator, which produces MTSYQRREQLITVGRGLFAAKGYEAVSVEEIAAAAKVSKPIVYEHFGGKEGLYAVIVDREMQKLTSTLIDALSAGDTHPRQIVERTALALLTYIEENSEGFNVLVRDSPTTDPAGSFSSLLGDVSLRVEEILTKAFKQHKLPAKGVPYYAQMLVGMTVFTGQYWAANQKKISKEQLAAHIVNLAWHGLSRLEAKPKLQFENDLTGKGNNKDGVEKADTENFDNKDSAVKNIDVKDANNDNIRDVDGNDNTNTEE
- a CDS encoding glycosyltransferase family 2 protein gives rise to the protein MPQTNSKTLTFVVPAFNMDTYLERCVSSLTANPDSDDIEVLIVDDGSSDGTPELADRLAASKPGIIHVIHQKNKGHGGAVNTGIANAEGMYLKVVDADDWVGAESLKQLMNVMRRQRGASEPIDMFVTDYVYDKVGKKRKHVVKFENVMDADRKLDWDDLKHFGIAQYMIMHALIFRTEVLRAAQTQLPEHTFYVDFIYAYQPFPWVKSLMYISTPLYHYFIGRDGQSVQTDVMIRRVDQLVRVNRAMVAATPERQNVPDGLYRYMIHFLSIESVVASVFLILSRNPANYQIKRELWEHQRAVSPRIARDVRRQLPSRAINLPGSVGRWIIRMGYNIAENIIGFN